A genomic window from Streptomyces sp. WMMC940 includes:
- a CDS encoding chaplin, which yields MKFRRTTTVLAGLVMAMGMASPALADSGATGVAAGSPGVLSGNVIQIPVHIPVNACGNSVNLIAVLNPAFGNLCVND from the coding sequence ATGAAGTTCAGAAGGACCACGACGGTGCTGGCGGGACTCGTGATGGCCATGGGAATGGCTTCGCCCGCGCTCGCGGACTCCGGTGCGACCGGTGTCGCGGCCGGCTCGCCGGGAGTGCTCTCCGGGAACGTCATCCAGATTCCGGTACACATTCCGGTGAATGCCTGCGGCAACTCCGTCAATCTCATTGCCGTGCTGAACCCTGCGTTCGGCAACCTCTGTGTGAACGACTGA
- a CDS encoding rodlin gives MKKLWAAAAVTASVAGAALTAAPQAMAIGDDGGTTSLSGNDAAQVYGNSATYGAQSPQLSAVQGSLNKLCVGLPAKLNAGSLVGLVPVGVQDLSVLANPQDQQCAENSTQAKGDEPLSHVLDDVPVLSGNGVNNH, from the coding sequence ATGAAGAAGCTGTGGGCAGCAGCAGCCGTGACCGCGTCCGTGGCCGGAGCCGCGCTGACCGCCGCCCCGCAGGCAATGGCCATCGGCGACGACGGCGGCACCACGTCGCTGAGCGGCAACGACGCCGCGCAGGTCTACGGCAACTCGGCCACCTACGGCGCCCAGAGCCCGCAGCTCAGCGCCGTTCAGGGTTCGCTGAACAAGCTGTGCGTGGGCCTGCCCGCCAAGCTGAACGCCGGTTCGCTCGTCGGTCTGGTGCCGGTCGGCGTCCAGGACCTCAGCGTCCTGGCCAACCCGCAGGACCAGCAGTGCGCCGAGAACTCGACCCAGGCCAAGGGCGACGAGCCGCTGTCGCACGTCCTGGACGACGTCCCGGTGCTCTCCGGCAACGGCGTCAACAACCACTGA
- a CDS encoding glycosyltransferase family 4 protein, translated as MPRAPEFPPALPSGEGPDPVRRTVQRPPSGPGSAPRAGRTVVLHVVQQADGGMARVVLDLVAHQVRGGIPVAVACPGGGMLADAVLALGAGVHRWRAGKRAGPLLPREVGQLSRIVAVAGPRLVHAHGPKAGLAARLALRGRIPTVFQPHVWSFGQAGGVLAGPARRWERYGARWADRIVCVSETERRRGAAAGVEALWTVVPNGVDTERFRPAADGARRNLPPLVADLPASAPLVVCVGRLCRQKGQDVLLAAWEQVLRRLPNARLVLVGDGPGADALHASAPASVRFAGDQPDSAPWYRAADLVVVPSRWEGMALTPLEAMACGRPVVVTDVAGTRESLPPGHALFCTTPPQDPYALATAVGDLLLNGPLRRTLGRQGRQHVLAAHDVRHSASAIANVYREVSAARPAVGGTTGD; from the coding sequence ATGCCCCGTGCACCGGAATTCCCGCCGGCCCTTCCGTCCGGAGAGGGCCCCGACCCGGTCCGGCGCACCGTCCAGCGCCCGCCGTCCGGCCCGGGCTCGGCCCCGCGTGCGGGCCGGACGGTCGTGCTCCACGTCGTCCAGCAGGCCGACGGCGGGATGGCCCGGGTCGTCCTGGACCTGGTGGCCCATCAGGTCCGCGGAGGAATCCCGGTGGCGGTGGCCTGCCCGGGCGGCGGCATGCTCGCGGACGCCGTGCTCGCGCTCGGTGCCGGTGTCCACCGGTGGCGTGCCGGCAAGAGGGCCGGCCCACTGCTGCCCCGCGAGGTGGGGCAACTCTCGAGGATCGTCGCCGTGGCGGGCCCACGGCTGGTGCACGCCCACGGGCCCAAGGCCGGGCTCGCCGCCCGGCTCGCGCTGCGCGGCCGGATCCCCACCGTCTTCCAGCCGCACGTCTGGTCGTTCGGTCAGGCCGGCGGCGTCCTGGCCGGTCCAGCCCGCCGCTGGGAGCGTTACGGGGCCCGCTGGGCGGACCGGATCGTCTGCGTCAGCGAGACGGAGCGGCGCAGAGGCGCGGCGGCCGGCGTCGAGGCGCTGTGGACCGTCGTCCCCAACGGCGTGGACACCGAGCGGTTCCGGCCCGCCGCGGACGGAGCGCGGCGGAACCTTCCGCCGCTGGTCGCCGACCTGCCCGCGTCCGCGCCGCTCGTGGTGTGCGTGGGACGGCTGTGCCGGCAGAAGGGGCAGGACGTGTTGCTGGCGGCATGGGAGCAGGTCCTGCGCAGACTGCCGAACGCCCGCCTCGTGCTGGTCGGGGACGGCCCCGGGGCCGACGCCCTGCACGCGTCGGCCCCGGCGTCCGTCCGGTTCGCGGGCGACCAGCCGGACTCCGCGCCCTGGTACCGGGCGGCTGACCTGGTCGTCGTCCCGTCGCGCTGGGAGGGCATGGCCCTGACGCCCCTGGAGGCGATGGCCTGCGGCCGGCCGGTCGTGGTCACGGATGTCGCGGGAACACGGGAGAGCCTGCCCCCGGGGCACGCGCTGTTCTGCACGACGCCCCCGCAGGATCCGTACGCCCTGGCCACGGCCGTGGGCGACCTGCTGCTCAACGGCCCGCTGCGCAGGACGCTCGGTCGCCAGGGCCGCCAGCACGTCCTCGCCGCACACGACGTACGGCACAGCGCCTCCGCGATCGCGAACGTCTACCGCGAGGTGTCGGCCGCCCGGCCCGCGGTCGGCGGCACGACGGGAGACTGA
- a CDS encoding methyltransferase: MNIFTTSWGDLGLTRFPEDPRDRLRAWDASDEYLLRHLEGETLGGTVVVVGDRWGALVTALAAHRPVQITDSFLTQRATRANLVRNRSAAEADGVRLLSTQDTPPDRIDVLLVRVPKSLALLEDQLQRLAPRLTADTLVVGTGMVTEIHTSTLKLFERIIGPTRTSLAVKKARLIHCAPEPDRTGPAAVPDAPWPRSYTLPAGIGVMSGRPVTNHAGIFCADRLDIGTRFFLEHLPDRRGPLRVVDLGCGNGVVGTAVAVANPEAEVVFTDESFQAVASAEATFRANTGPSAGAAFAVGDGLSGTERESVDLVLNNPPFHTHRALTDSTSWRMFTGARRALRPGGELWVIGNRHLGYHVKLRRIFGNCETVASNPKFVVLRAVKRG; this comes from the coding sequence ATGAACATCTTCACCACGTCATGGGGCGACCTCGGGCTCACCCGCTTCCCCGAGGACCCCCGTGACCGGCTCCGCGCCTGGGACGCCTCGGACGAGTACCTGCTGCGCCACCTGGAGGGCGAGACGCTCGGCGGCACCGTGGTCGTGGTGGGCGACCGCTGGGGAGCGCTGGTCACGGCACTCGCGGCGCACCGGCCCGTGCAGATCACCGACTCCTTTCTCACCCAGCGGGCGACCCGCGCCAATCTCGTCCGCAACCGCTCCGCCGCCGAGGCCGACGGCGTACGGCTGCTGTCGACCCAGGACACCCCGCCGGACCGGATCGACGTACTGCTGGTCCGCGTCCCCAAGAGCCTCGCGCTGCTCGAGGACCAGCTCCAGCGGCTCGCGCCCCGGCTGACCGCCGACACGCTCGTGGTCGGCACGGGCATGGTGACGGAGATCCACACCTCCACGCTGAAGCTCTTCGAGCGGATCATCGGCCCCACCCGCACATCACTGGCGGTCAAGAAGGCCAGGCTCATCCACTGCGCCCCCGAACCGGACCGCACCGGACCCGCGGCCGTCCCGGACGCCCCCTGGCCCCGCAGCTACACGCTTCCGGCCGGCATCGGCGTCATGTCGGGACGCCCGGTGACCAATCACGCGGGGATCTTCTGCGCCGACCGCCTGGACATCGGCACCCGCTTCTTCCTCGAACACCTCCCCGACCGCCGCGGTCCGCTCCGCGTCGTGGACCTGGGCTGCGGCAACGGCGTGGTCGGTACGGCCGTGGCGGTCGCCAACCCGGAGGCCGAGGTGGTGTTCACGGACGAGTCGTTCCAGGCCGTCGCCTCGGCCGAGGCCACCTTCCGGGCGAACACCGGGCCGTCCGCCGGTGCCGCCTTCGCCGTCGGCGACGGGCTGTCCGGGACCGAGCGCGAGTCCGTCGACCTGGTGTTGAACAACCCCCCCTTCCACACCCACCGGGCGCTGACCGACAGCACCTCGTGGCGCATGTTCACCGGCGCCCGCAGGGCCCTGCGCCCCGGCGGCGAGCTGTGGGTGATCGGCAACCGGCACCTCGGCTACCACGTCAAACTGCGCCGGATCTTCGGGAACTGCGAGACCGTCGCGAGCAATCCGAAGTTCGTGGTACTGCGCGCGGTGAAGCGCGGCTGA
- a CDS encoding vitamin K epoxide reductase family protein, giving the protein MGTRARRRVARPVTAPDAPATGVGASRGFALMLVVTGAAGLLASWAITLDKFRLLEDPGFTPGCSLNPVVSCGSIMKSEQAAVFGFPNPMLGLVSYAVVIAVGAGLLAGARYRRWFWLALNGGALFGVAFCTWLQFQSLYRIGALCLWCCLAWVATIVLFCRVTRHTVGHRMLPAPAGLRDGLREFGWLPPAAWTGIIGMLVLTRWWDFWTG; this is encoded by the coding sequence ATGGGGACACGAGCCAGAAGGCGCGTCGCGCGTCCCGTGACGGCACCGGACGCCCCCGCGACCGGGGTGGGCGCGAGCCGGGGCTTCGCCCTGATGCTCGTGGTCACGGGCGCGGCGGGGCTGCTCGCCTCCTGGGCCATCACGCTCGACAAGTTCCGGCTGCTGGAGGACCCGGGCTTCACCCCCGGGTGCAGCCTCAACCCCGTCGTGTCGTGCGGGAGCATCATGAAGAGCGAGCAGGCGGCCGTCTTCGGCTTCCCCAACCCGATGCTGGGGCTCGTCTCGTACGCCGTGGTGATCGCGGTGGGCGCCGGGCTGCTGGCGGGGGCCCGGTACCGGCGCTGGTTCTGGCTCGCGCTCAACGGGGGAGCGCTCTTCGGGGTCGCCTTCTGCACCTGGCTGCAGTTCCAGTCGCTGTACCGGATCGGTGCCCTCTGCCTGTGGTGCTGTCTCGCGTGGGTCGCCACGATCGTCCTGTTCTGCCGGGTGACGCGGCACACCGTCGGGCACCGGATGCTGCCGGCGCCGGCCGGGCTGCGGGACGGGCTGCGGGAGTTCGGCTGGCTGCCGCCGGCCGCGTGGACGGGGATCATCGGCATGCTGGTGCTCACTCGCTGGTGGGACTTCTGGACCGGCTGA
- a CDS encoding CoA-transferase gives MDRVKRSAAEAVGDAADRASLAVASPPEEVGAFDDRDHALEHGITTDFPLVRVARGDRHDTVVLGAVQVSERGDLADRAVPGGTVRGAGGATDLVHGAHRVVVRTDRTAEDGSPELVRACTLPLTGRRCAPGLHRPRGAGHQRRRVRTRRDRPRGHPRRGTRQDRS, from the coding sequence ATGGACAGAGTCAAGCGGTCCGCCGCCGAGGCGGTGGGCGACGCCGCGGACCGTGCGTCGCTCGCCGTCGCGTCGCCGCCCGAGGAGGTCGGCGCCTTCGACGACCGCGACCACGCCCTCGAGCACGGCATCACCACCGACTTCCCCCTGGTGCGGGTCGCCCGCGGGGACCGCCACGACACCGTGGTGCTGGGAGCCGTGCAGGTCTCCGAGCGGGGGGACCTCGCCGACCGGGCCGTCCCCGGAGGAACGGTCAGGGGAGCGGGAGGCGCGACGGACCTCGTCCACGGCGCCCACCGGGTCGTGGTCCGCACCGACCGCACCGCCGAGGACGGCTCCCCGGAACTCGTCCGTGCCTGCACGCTCCCCCTCACGGGCCGGAGGTGTGCACCGGGTCTTCACCGACCTCGGGGCGCCGGACACCAACGCCGCCGGGTTCGCACTCGTCGAGACCGCCCCCGGGGTCATCCCCGACGAGGTACGAGACAAGACAGGAGCTGA
- a CDS encoding rodlin, which translates to MIKKVMAAAAVTASVIGASAAAAPQALAIGDDTGTTSASGVGASQVFGNSATYGAQSPQLALVQGSLNKPCVGLPAKANAGSLVGLVPVGVQDLNVLSSPQAQQCTENSTQAKGDEALSHILSDIPVLSGNGEGNG; encoded by the coding sequence ATGATCAAGAAGGTTATGGCTGCGGCTGCGGTCACGGCCTCCGTAATCGGTGCCTCGGCCGCCGCCGCCCCCCAGGCCCTGGCCATCGGCGACGACACCGGTACGACGTCCGCCAGTGGCGTCGGTGCCTCGCAGGTGTTCGGCAACTCGGCCACCTACGGCGCCCAGAGCCCGCAGCTCGCCCTGGTCCAGGGTTCGCTGAACAAGCCCTGCGTGGGCCTGCCCGCCAAGGCCAACGCCGGTTCGCTCGTCGGTCTGGTGCCGGTCGGCGTCCAGGACCTCAACGTCCTGTCGAGCCCGCAGGCCCAGCAGTGCACGGAGAACTCGACCCAGGCCAAGGGCGACGAGGCCCTGTCGCACATCCTCTCCGACATCCCGGTGCTCTCGGGCAACGGCGAGGGCAACGGCTGA
- a CDS encoding DUF5949 family protein, which translates to MTSTRGAVRAFRPARLGTLVVIAWSGEHPDDERDMPFLLAYALGDGDGGPEGAEAAARQLLDDVGLPVGTEFVDAAESAGFPVTLLVEAGQAVLTMPHLTAQCTVPQEWLAAVRDRGHVYFIFATRPWPDAAPGVPVTEDRLREFVGDESVLSTAAHCLLPVRQLRG; encoded by the coding sequence GTGACCTCAACCCGCGGCGCGGTACGCGCCTTCCGCCCGGCCCGACTGGGCACCCTCGTCGTCATCGCCTGGAGCGGGGAGCACCCCGACGACGAGCGCGACATGCCCTTCCTGCTGGCCTACGCACTCGGCGACGGCGACGGCGGACCGGAGGGGGCCGAGGCCGCGGCCCGGCAGCTGCTCGACGACGTGGGTCTGCCGGTCGGGACCGAGTTCGTGGACGCCGCCGAGTCCGCCGGGTTTCCCGTCACGTTGCTGGTGGAGGCGGGCCAGGCCGTGCTGACGATGCCTCACCTCACCGCGCAGTGCACGGTGCCGCAGGAGTGGCTGGCCGCGGTACGGGACCGGGGGCACGTGTACTTCATCTTCGCGACGCGGCCCTGGCCGGACGCCGCGCCGGGGGTTCCGGTCACCGAGGACAGGCTCCGGGAGTTCGTCGGTGACGAGTCCGTGCTGTCGACAGCGGCGCACTGCCTGCTGCCGGTCCGTCAGCTGCGTGGCTGA
- a CDS encoding chaplin, with amino-acid sequence MKRIAKSVVFAGTGVALIMGGAGMAVADSGAAGAAEGSPGVASGNVAQVPVHVPVGVCGNTVDVVGLLNPAFGNVCAND; translated from the coding sequence ATGAAGCGAATCGCGAAGTCGGTCGTGTTTGCGGGCACGGGCGTCGCCCTGATCATGGGCGGTGCGGGCATGGCCGTCGCGGACAGCGGCGCGGCCGGTGCCGCCGAGGGCTCGCCCGGCGTCGCGTCCGGCAACGTGGCCCAGGTTCCGGTCCACGTCCCGGTGGGCGTCTGCGGCAACACCGTCGACGTCGTCGGTCTGCTGAACCCGGCCTTCGGCAACGTCTGCGCCAACGACTGA
- a CDS encoding rodlin, with amino-acid sequence MLKKAMAAAAVTASVVGASAAAAPQALAVGNDTGTTSASGVGASQVFGNSATYGNMSPQMALVQGSLNKPCVGLPAKLNAGSLVGLVPVGVQDLNVLSSPQAQQCTENSTQAKGDEALSHILSDIPVLSANGQSNG; translated from the coding sequence GTGCTGAAGAAGGCTATGGCGGCTGCGGCCGTCACCGCGTCGGTCGTCGGCGCCTCGGCCGCGGCGGCGCCGCAGGCCCTGGCCGTCGGCAATGACACGGGCACCACGTCGGCCAGTGGTGTCGGCGCGTCGCAGGTGTTCGGCAACTCCGCCACGTACGGCAACATGAGCCCGCAGATGGCACTCGTCCAGGGTTCGCTGAACAAGCCCTGCGTGGGCCTGCCCGCCAAGCTGAACGCCGGTTCGCTCGTCGGTCTGGTGCCGGTCGGCGTCCAGGACCTCAACGTCCTGTCGAGCCCGCAGGCCCAGCAGTGCACGGAGAACTCGACCCAGGCCAAGGGCGACGAGGCCCTGTCGCACATCCTCTCCGACATCCCGGTGCTCTCGGCCAACGGTCAGAGCAACGGCTGA
- a CDS encoding DM13 domain-containing protein, which translates to MRTSVVRRPVVIVGLVVVAVVAVAGLYWFQPWKLWVDETVREELPAAAPAAPASPDGPGASADTAPPAASAPEVLATGSFISHEHATNGSVKIVRLADGSRTLRIEGLDTSSGPDLRVWLTDAPVKEGKDGWHVFDDGQYVSLGKLKGNKGDQNYALPADADLNRLTSVTIWCDRFDVSFGAAELGKAAA; encoded by the coding sequence ATGAGGACATCGGTGGTACGCAGACCCGTGGTGATCGTGGGGCTGGTGGTGGTCGCGGTGGTGGCCGTCGCCGGGCTGTATTGGTTCCAGCCCTGGAAGCTCTGGGTGGACGAGACCGTGCGCGAGGAACTGCCCGCGGCCGCCCCGGCCGCACCGGCCTCGCCGGACGGACCGGGGGCGTCCGCGGACACGGCGCCGCCGGCCGCGTCCGCGCCGGAGGTGCTGGCCACGGGAAGCTTCATTAGCCATGAGCACGCCACGAACGGCAGTGTGAAGATCGTCCGGCTCGCGGACGGCTCCCGCACCCTCCGGATCGAGGGCCTGGACACCAGCAGCGGCCCCGACCTGCGCGTCTGGCTCACCGACGCGCCGGTGAAGGAGGGCAAGGACGGCTGGCACGTCTTCGACGACGGGCAGTACGTCAGCCTCGGCAAGCTGAAGGGCAACAAGGGCGACCAGAACTACGCGCTGCCCGCCGACGCCGATCTCAACCGCCTGACCAGCGTCACCATCTGGTGCGACCGCTTCGACGTCTCCTTCGGCGCCGCGGAGCTCGGCAAGGCGGCCGCGTAG
- a CDS encoding chaplin produces the protein MRQVISKGILTAAAATGILSLTSVYASADSQADAEAANSPGVLSGNNVQAPVHVPVNVCGNSLNVVGVLNPAFGNACVNASDEGAAGSAGASADGAAVGSPGVASGNNVQVPVDIPVNACGNTIDVIGALNPAGGNNCGNGTAETPLTPEVPETPVTPESPEVPETPVTPESPEVPETPVTPESPETPETPEIPVTPEIPEVPEVPEIPEVPEVLVPVVDTPVDDRVVDSSTTEQLAQTGGNAGTLAAGAAAVGLLAGGALLYRRGTAAARR, from the coding sequence ATGCGACAGGTCATCAGCAAGGGAATTCTGACGGCCGCGGCGGCCACCGGGATTCTGTCCTTGACCAGTGTGTACGCCAGCGCCGACTCCCAGGCCGACGCCGAGGCCGCGAACTCGCCCGGCGTACTGTCGGGCAACAACGTCCAGGCCCCCGTGCACGTGCCGGTCAACGTCTGCGGGAATTCCCTGAACGTGGTCGGGGTCCTCAACCCCGCGTTCGGCAACGCCTGCGTCAACGCCTCCGACGAGGGCGCGGCCGGATCCGCGGGCGCGTCCGCGGACGGTGCCGCTGTGGGCTCCCCGGGCGTCGCCTCCGGCAACAACGTCCAGGTGCCGGTGGACATCCCGGTCAACGCCTGCGGGAACACCATCGACGTCATCGGCGCCCTGAACCCGGCGGGCGGCAACAACTGCGGCAACGGCACGGCCGAGACGCCGCTGACGCCGGAGGTGCCCGAGACCCCGGTCACGCCGGAGTCGCCGGAGGTGCCCGAGACCCCGGTCACGCCGGAGTCGCCGGAGGTGCCCGAGACCCCGGTCACGCCGGAGTCCCCCGAGACGCCCGAGACGCCGGAGATCCCGGTCACCCCCGAGATCCCCGAGGTGCCCGAGGTGCCCGAGATCCCCGAGGTGCCCGAGGTCCTGGTCCCCGTGGTGGACACCCCGGTCGACGACCGGGTCGTCGACTCCTCGACGACGGAGCAGCTGGCCCAGACCGGCGGCAACGCCGGCACGCTGGCGGCCGGTGCCGCCGCGGTCGGTCTGCTGGCCGGCGGCGCCCTGCTGTACCGCCGCGGGACGGCCGCCGCGCGTCGCTGA
- a CDS encoding chaplin, whose protein sequence is MSRTAKAFVLSTLAAAAVAGSTGIAAADSGAEAAAANSPGVLSGNLAQVPVHVPVNVCGNTADVVGLLNPAFGNACVND, encoded by the coding sequence ATGTCGCGTACCGCGAAGGCTTTCGTCCTGTCCACCCTCGCCGCCGCCGCTGTTGCGGGTTCCACCGGCATCGCCGCCGCCGACAGCGGCGCGGAGGCCGCAGCGGCGAACTCGCCGGGCGTGCTCTCCGGCAACTTGGCCCAGGTTCCGGTCCACGTTCCGGTCAACGTCTGCGGCAACACCGCCGACGTCGTCGGTCTGCTGAACCCGGCCTTCGGCAACGCCTGCGTCAACGACTGA
- a CDS encoding thiolase family protein, which yields MTDRLRDVYVVDAVRTPIGKYGGALAGVRPDDLAAGVLGALVSRTPELDPARIDDVFFGDANGAGEDNRDVARMAVLLAGLPVTVPGTTVNRLCGSGMEAVIQAARAVAVGDASIAVAGGVESMSRAPWVLQKPERGFPAAHQQLHSTTLGWRMVNPRMPQEWTVGLGEGAELLADRYGIGRDEQDAFALASHRNAARAWADGLYDGEVVPVDGVDLTRDECIRDTTSTEALAALKPVFREDGTVTAGNSSPLNDGAAALLLVDEDGLRATGREPLARVGASAVTGIEPQYFGAGPVEAARRALKKAGREFGELQTVELNEAFAAQALACLRQWPDLDAARVNPRGGAIAIGHPLGASGARLTGAVAHQLAAAGSGTGLAALCIGVGQGLALVLER from the coding sequence ATGACCGACCGCCTCCGTGACGTCTACGTCGTGGACGCCGTCCGCACCCCCATCGGCAAGTACGGGGGCGCCCTCGCCGGGGTGCGGCCCGACGACCTGGCCGCCGGGGTGCTCGGCGCCCTCGTCTCCCGTACGCCCGAGCTCGACCCGGCACGGATCGACGACGTCTTCTTCGGCGACGCCAACGGCGCGGGCGAGGACAACCGGGACGTGGCGCGGATGGCCGTGCTGCTCGCCGGCCTGCCGGTCACCGTGCCCGGCACGACCGTCAACCGGTTGTGCGGCTCCGGCATGGAGGCCGTCATCCAGGCCGCGCGCGCCGTCGCCGTCGGCGACGCGTCCATCGCCGTCGCGGGCGGCGTCGAGTCCATGAGCCGCGCGCCCTGGGTGCTGCAGAAGCCCGAGCGCGGCTTCCCCGCCGCCCACCAGCAGCTGCACTCGACCACGCTGGGTTGGCGGATGGTCAATCCGCGGATGCCGCAGGAGTGGACGGTGGGCCTCGGCGAGGGCGCCGAGCTGCTGGCCGACCGGTACGGCATCGGTCGCGACGAACAGGACGCGTTCGCCCTCGCCAGCCACCGCAACGCCGCCCGCGCCTGGGCCGACGGGCTGTACGACGGCGAGGTGGTCCCCGTCGACGGAGTGGACCTGACCCGGGACGAGTGCATCCGTGACACCACCTCCACCGAGGCCCTGGCCGCGCTGAAGCCGGTCTTCCGCGAGGACGGCACCGTCACCGCGGGCAACTCCTCGCCGCTCAACGACGGCGCCGCCGCGCTGCTGCTCGTGGACGAGGACGGGCTGCGCGCCACCGGCCGGGAGCCGCTCGCCCGCGTCGGCGCCTCGGCCGTCACCGGTATCGAGCCGCAGTACTTCGGCGCGGGCCCGGTCGAGGCCGCCCGGCGTGCGCTGAAGAAGGCCGGCCGCGAGTTCGGCGAGCTGCAGACGGTGGAGCTCAACGAGGCGTTCGCCGCGCAGGCGCTGGCCTGTCTGCGCCAGTGGCCGGACCTCGATGCGGCCCGCGTCAACCCGCGCGGCGGTGCCATCGCCATCGGCCATCCGCTCGGCGCCTCCGGCGCCCGGCTCACCGGGGCCGTCGCCCACCAGCTCGCGGCCGCGGGCTCGGGTACGGGCCTCGCGGCGCTGTGCATCGGCGTCGGGCAGGGGCTGGCCCTGGTCCTGGAGAGGTGA
- a CDS encoding IclR family transcriptional regulator domain-containing protein produces MPAAPPAEAVAPLMRGIAVLRALSDAGGRMDLSDLARSTGLARSTADRVAATLARMGYVRLRAHEVRLAPRLMELGNAYLAALSLPRRLGPLAERLADELDEPVSLAVPDRDGIRLVHQTARRRAMSPTFRIGDLLPYERTAAGAVFAAGWTDGTWAARSGDAPGAEDGAPPDGAGRTADAEEAFRRRAARSGEAGWAVDDQLIEPGLVAIALPVHDREGSVVCAVSVVGHTSRHTADSLGRAVLPVVRETVAAMEEELRRDRPASRAPSPNGLAHWTTASKQELGAEFVESLARGLTVITAFGEGRPELSLTAVAEATGLARATARRALITLEHLGYVGSGDRVFRLTPRVLSLGLPALSRTTLPDVAVPHMAELVRRVHDSASLAVLDGDDIRYTARVATERITSVDITIGTRFPAYAASMGRVLLAGLPAGERADRLARTALRPLTSRTVTEPPRLLGLLDRVHDEGFALVDEELEEGLRSLAVPVRDHTGRTVAALNVAMHTARRTTGECLTEVLPALRATAAAIESDLHIAGRFARVPEV; encoded by the coding sequence ATGCCAGCCGCTCCCCCCGCAGAGGCCGTGGCTCCGCTGATGCGCGGTATCGCCGTGCTGCGCGCACTCAGCGACGCGGGCGGCCGGATGGACCTCAGCGACCTCGCGCGCTCCACGGGGCTGGCCCGCTCGACCGCCGACCGCGTCGCGGCGACGCTGGCGCGGATGGGGTACGTACGCCTCCGGGCCCATGAGGTCCGGCTCGCCCCACGGCTCATGGAACTGGGGAACGCCTACCTCGCCGCGCTGTCCCTGCCGCGCCGGCTCGGCCCACTCGCCGAGCGTCTCGCCGACGAGCTCGACGAACCGGTCTCGCTCGCCGTCCCCGACCGCGACGGCATCCGCCTCGTCCACCAGACCGCCCGGCGGCGAGCCATGTCGCCCACCTTCCGGATCGGCGACCTGCTGCCGTACGAACGCACCGCCGCGGGAGCGGTGTTCGCGGCCGGATGGACGGACGGCACATGGGCAGCCCGAAGCGGTGACGCCCCCGGAGCCGAGGACGGAGCCCCGCCCGACGGGGCCGGAAGGACCGCCGACGCGGAGGAGGCGTTCCGGCGACGGGCAGCACGCTCCGGCGAGGCCGGCTGGGCCGTGGACGACCAGCTCATCGAGCCGGGACTGGTCGCCATCGCCCTGCCCGTGCACGACCGCGAGGGCTCCGTCGTCTGCGCGGTGAGCGTGGTCGGCCACACCAGCCGGCACACCGCGGACTCCCTCGGCCGCGCCGTGCTGCCCGTGGTGCGGGAGACGGTCGCCGCGATGGAGGAGGAGTTGCGCCGGGACCGCCCGGCCTCGCGGGCACCCTCGCCGAACGGCCTCGCTCACTGGACCACGGCCTCCAAGCAGGAACTCGGCGCTGAGTTCGTGGAGTCGCTGGCCAGGGGGCTCACCGTGATCACCGCCTTCGGCGAGGGCCGTCCCGAACTGTCCCTCACCGCAGTGGCCGAGGCCACCGGCCTGGCCCGGGCCACCGCCCGCCGTGCGCTCATCACCCTGGAACACCTCGGCTACGTCGGCTCGGGGGACCGCGTCTTCCGGCTCACTCCGCGCGTGCTGTCCCTCGGCCTCCCCGCACTGTCCCGGACGACGCTCCCCGACGTCGCCGTACCGCACATGGCCGAACTGGTGCGTCGCGTGCACGACTCCGCGTCCCTCGCGGTTCTCGACGGGGACGACATCCGCTACACCGCGCGCGTCGCCACCGAGCGGATCACGAGCGTCGACATCACCATCGGCACCCGCTTCCCCGCGTACGCCGCCTCCATGGGGCGGGTCCTGCTGGCCGGGCTCCCCGCCGGGGAGCGTGCGGACCGTCTCGCCCGCACCGCACTGCGCCCGCTCACCTCACGTACCGTCACCGAACCGCCGCGCCTGCTCGGGCTCCTCGACCGCGTCCACGACGAGGGGTTCGCGCTGGTCGACGAGGAGCTGGAGGAGGGGCTCCGTTCGCTGGCCGTCCCCGTGCGGGACCACACGGGCCGCACCGTCGCCGCGCTGAACGTCGCCATGCACACGGCCCGCCGCACGACCGGCGAGTGCCTCACCGAGGTCCTCCCCGCTCTCCGGGCCACGGCCGCCGCGATCGAGTCCGACCTCCACATCGCGGGTCGATTCGCCCGCGTCCCCGAGGTCTGA